In Clostridium sp. JN-1, one genomic interval encodes:
- a CDS encoding cell wall-binding repeat-containing protein, whose amino-acid sequence MTKRSLKILALIVFILSMSPLGKVFAADKYYNTVRIYGQDRYETSFNIAKNFEDKTFDNIILASGNNFPDALAGSVLSKKLNAPILLVDNIDFDNNKYAQNYICNHLNKNGNIYSLGGEASISSSYLEQFKKLGNYNFVRLGGNNRFDTNIAIVNELKVKTGTPVVIVSGQDFPDALSISSIAASKGYPIFMSDSNTLPNKISQELSVIKPSKVYMIGGSGSLSENVKSQILNAVKDLNSNNVIRIQGRDRYETSVNICKYFNLNSNYIVLVSGSNFPDALSGSALAAKLNSPIILVDDNNIQNQKEYIDSSNYNRVIILGGNASVNSSIEDSFYGEKLTVGGEFDKDDNSKIVDYKIGDVIGDGSQGNIILTNDKYNVSKLIIQDEKTGNIISKKVYNDYFPASGKIELADVSGDKVKDIIVTMEYGGSAHMQACDIESFKDGNLTLLGTNMNGTAYFPMKEEDLTFSLQDENVLSIYSNISKKSYEVDLGKDKYIQSANDSGKKIYPYIGHGPRFLNQDIDGDGSNEIGVYQDISGENHDDIIASFITYYKYQKNNKWKPVDCSIYSNYPIAQVQK is encoded by the coding sequence ATGACAAAGAGGAGTTTAAAGATATTGGCATTAATTGTATTCATACTTTCAATGAGTCCTCTTGGAAAAGTTTTTGCAGCTGATAAGTATTATAATACGGTAAGAATATATGGACAAGATAGGTATGAAACATCTTTTAATATAGCTAAAAACTTTGAAGACAAGACTTTTGACAATATAATATTAGCAAGTGGTAACAATTTTCCTGATGCATTAGCTGGCAGTGTACTCTCGAAAAAATTAAATGCACCTATATTGCTTGTAGACAATATTGATTTTGACAATAATAAATATGCACAAAATTATATTTGCAATCATTTAAATAAGAATGGGAATATATACTCGTTAGGAGGAGAAGCATCTATAAGTTCAAGTTATTTAGAACAATTTAAAAAGCTTGGAAATTATAATTTCGTAAGGTTGGGAGGAAATAATAGATTTGATACTAATATAGCAATAGTAAATGAGCTTAAAGTTAAAACTGGAACCCCCGTTGTAATTGTAAGTGGACAAGATTTTCCCGATGCACTTAGTATATCTAGTATAGCAGCTTCAAAGGGATATCCAATATTTATGAGTGATTCAAATACCCTACCTAATAAAATATCTCAAGAATTGTCCGTTATAAAACCATCAAAGGTATATATGATAGGCGGCAGCGGATCACTTTCAGAGAATGTTAAAAGTCAAATTTTAAATGCTGTTAAAGACTTGAATTCAAATAACGTGATAAGGATACAAGGAAGAGATAGATATGAAACGTCCGTGAATATATGCAAGTATTTTAATTTGAATTCAAATTATATAGTGCTTGTTAGCGGCAGCAATTTTCCTGACGCATTATCTGGAAGTGCCTTAGCTGCTAAATTGAATTCCCCTATAATTTTAGTTGATGACAACAACATACAAAATCAAAAGGAATATATAGATTCTTCTAATTATAATAGAGTTATAATACTTGGAGGTAATGCATCTGTAAATTCAAGTATTGAAGACAGCTTTTATGGAGAAAAATTAACTGTTGGCGGCGAATTTGATAAGGATGATAATAGCAAAATAGTTGATTACAAAATTGGAGATGTAATTGGAGATGGTTCTCAAGGAAATATAATACTTACAAATGATAAATATAATGTAAGTAAACTCATCATTCAAGATGAAAAGACTGGAAATATAATATCAAAAAAAGTATATAATGATTACTTTCCTGCAAGTGGAAAAATTGAATTAGCTGATGTAAGTGGAGATAAAGTTAAAGATATAATCGTAACTATGGAGTATGGCGGAAGTGCACATATGCAAGCTTGTGATATAGAAAGTTTTAAAGATGGAAATTTAACTCTTTTAGGAACAAATATGAATGGGACAGCCTATTTCCCTATGAAAGAAGAAGATTTAACATTTTCGCTTCAAGATGAAAATGTACTAAGTATATATTCTAATATATCTAAAAAAAGTTATGAGGTAGATTTAGGTAAAGATAAATATATACAAAGTGCAAATGATTCAGGTAAAAAGATATACCCTTATATAGGACACGGGCCAAGATTTTTAAATCAGGATATAGATGGTGATGGTTCAAATGAAATAGGAGTATACCAAGATATATCTGGAGAAAATCATGATGATATCATAGCTAGTTTTATAACATATTATAAATACCAAAAAAATAATAAGTGGAAACCGGTAGATTGCAGCATCTACAGCAATTACCCAATAGCACAAGTTCAAAAATAA
- the thrC gene encoding threonine synthase: MLYRSTRGKGKAVEASSAIIRGIAEDGGLYVPEQFPKITKSFRELGNMTYKELAFYIIKKYFDDFSDAELKECIDKAYDEKFENSYIAPLTYKAGAYFLELYHGKTLAFKDMALSILPHLLKTSADKAGITKEIVILTATSGDTGKAALEGFNSVDKTKIVVFYPKDGVSEIQKRQMTTQEGKNTFVVGIDGNFDDAQNGVKEIFGDKAFNELLNKNNYMLSSANSINIGRLVPQVVYYVYSYASLLKNKKIQEGESINVVVPTGNFGNILAAFYAKKMGVPLGKLICASNENKVLTDFINTGIYDRRREFFVTNSPSMDILISSNLERFLYEISGRDGEFINNLMNRLKEEGRYEITEEMKEKLKILYGDFADEKETLAAIKKVYETSKYIIDTHTAVAYEVYEKYKKNTYDDSTTVIASTASPFKFPRSINEALNFADSSAADFDMVQVLSKKMNLKIPRGIEGLEKKEIRHKVTCKRGEMRKVIKNFLGV; this comes from the coding sequence TTGTTATATAGAAGTACTAGGGGAAAGGGAAAAGCTGTGGAAGCATCTTCAGCAATAATTAGAGGTATAGCTGAAGATGGAGGATTATATGTGCCAGAGCAATTTCCAAAAATCACAAAATCTTTTAGAGAGCTGGGAAATATGACCTATAAGGAACTTGCATTTTATATTATTAAAAAGTATTTTGATGATTTTAGTGATGCTGAACTTAAAGAATGTATAGACAAAGCTTATGATGAAAAGTTTGAAAATTCTTATATAGCGCCATTAACCTATAAGGCAGGAGCATATTTTTTAGAGCTTTATCATGGAAAGACATTAGCTTTTAAGGATATGGCATTAAGTATACTTCCGCATCTTTTAAAAACATCAGCAGATAAAGCAGGCATAACGAAAGAAATAGTTATACTTACAGCTACATCAGGAGATACCGGAAAGGCTGCATTAGAAGGCTTTAACAGTGTTGATAAAACAAAAATTGTAGTTTTTTATCCAAAGGATGGAGTAAGTGAAATTCAAAAGAGACAAATGACTACACAGGAAGGAAAAAATACCTTTGTAGTTGGTATAGATGGCAATTTCGATGATGCACAAAATGGAGTTAAGGAGATATTTGGTGATAAGGCCTTTAATGAATTATTAAATAAAAATAATTATATGCTTTCTTCGGCAAACTCCATAAACATAGGAAGATTAGTGCCTCAGGTGGTCTATTATGTTTATTCATATGCAAGTCTTTTAAAGAATAAAAAAATACAGGAAGGAGAGAGCATAAATGTAGTTGTACCAACAGGAAACTTTGGCAACATATTGGCGGCTTTTTATGCTAAGAAAATGGGAGTACCACTTGGGAAATTGATTTGTGCATCTAACGAAAATAAGGTGCTTACAGATTTCATAAATACGGGGATTTATGATAGAAGAAGGGAATTTTTCGTAACAAACTCTCCTTCTATGGATATTTTAATATCCAGCAATTTAGAAAGATTCTTATATGAAATAAGCGGCAGAGACGGGGAGTTTATAAATAATCTCATGAATAGACTTAAAGAAGAAGGAAGGTATGAGATAACTGAAGAAATGAAGGAAAAGTTAAAGATACTATATGGAGACTTTGCTGACGAAAAGGAAACTCTTGCAGCAATTAAAAAGGTCTACGAAACTTCTAAATATATCATAGATACACATACTGCAGTAGCTTATGAGGTTTATGAAAAGTATAAGAAAAATACATATGATGATAGTACTACTGTAATAGCATCTACAGCAAGTCCATTTAAGTTCCCAAGGAGTATAAACGAGGCTTTAAATTTTGCAGACAGCAGTGCTGCGGATTTTGATATGGTACAAGTCCTATCTAAGAAGATGAACTTGAAAATACCTAGAGGAATAGAGGGGTTAGAGAAAAAAGAAATTCGTCATAAAGTAACCTGTAAAAGGGGTGAGATGAGAAAAGTAATTAAAAATTTTTTAGGGGTGTAG
- the iadA gene encoding beta-aspartyl-peptidase, which produces MILIKDIEVYSPKCIGKKDILVSFDKIAYISDNIAIPDKDFPEVKVINGDGLIAAPGIIDLHVHAAGGGGEGGFKTRTPELTLTNLTLSGVTTCVGLLGTDGSTRSMGNLIAKLRALEEEGITTYSWTGCYEVPTRTITDSARSDIIFMDKIIGVGEIAVSDHRGSNPSCDDLIHLASECRVGGMLSGKCGILHMHLGDGKRGLEPIFDVIKNSDVPYENLLPTHINRNNLVYKQSIEYAKAGGYVDITTGIKPEGDTAVYAAEVYETLLKEKISPYHITMSSDAGGSMPIFDENNRLVSLKTELPSTDMETIRMCISHGISMEEALIPLTSSPAKLLKLKGKGNIKENYDADILLLDKNLSIHTVISKGKIMVDNYKAVIRGSFEN; this is translated from the coding sequence TTGATTTTAATAAAGGATATAGAAGTTTATTCTCCAAAATGTATAGGAAAAAAAGATATACTTGTATCGTTTGATAAAATAGCATACATTTCTGATAATATTGCTATTCCAGATAAAGATTTTCCAGAGGTTAAAGTCATAAATGGTGATGGATTAATTGCAGCACCTGGAATAATAGATCTACATGTTCATGCAGCTGGCGGTGGTGGAGAAGGTGGATTTAAAACAAGGACTCCAGAACTTACGCTTACAAACCTAACCTTAAGTGGAGTAACTACATGTGTTGGATTACTTGGTACAGATGGCAGCACAAGAAGTATGGGAAATTTAATTGCAAAACTTAGGGCACTTGAAGAAGAGGGGATAACTACATACTCATGGACAGGATGTTATGAGGTGCCAACTAGGACTATTACAGATAGTGCCAGAAGTGACATCATTTTTATGGATAAAATAATAGGAGTTGGTGAAATTGCAGTATCTGATCATAGAGGGAGTAATCCATCGTGTGATGATTTGATACATCTTGCAAGTGAATGCAGAGTAGGGGGAATGCTTTCAGGAAAATGCGGTATATTACACATGCATTTGGGAGATGGTAAAAGAGGACTTGAGCCAATATTTGATGTTATAAAGAATTCAGATGTACCTTATGAAAATTTACTTCCAACCCATATAAACAGAAATAACTTGGTTTATAAACAGTCAATAGAATACGCAAAAGCAGGAGGATATGTAGATATAACTACTGGGATAAAACCTGAAGGTGATACTGCAGTATATGCTGCAGAAGTTTATGAGACATTGTTAAAAGAAAAAATTTCGCCTTATCATATAACTATGAGTTCGGATGCAGGCGGCAGTATGCCTATATTTGATGAAAATAATAGATTAGTATCTTTAAAAACCGAACTTCCAAGTACTGATATGGAGACAATAAGGATGTGTATATCACATGGAATTTCAATGGAAGAAGCCTTAATACCTTTGACCTCTTCACCAGCAAAGCTGCTTAAACTAAAAGGCAAGGGAAATATTAAAGAAAATTATGATGCTGATATATTATTACTTGATAAAAATTTAAGCATACATACTGTGATATCAAAAGGTAAAATAATGGTTGATAATTATAAGGCTGTAATACGTGGAAGTTTTGAAAATTGA
- a CDS encoding acyl-CoA dehydrogenase family protein has translation MFFKTTKQYEDLRSKIRGFAEDEVKPIAFMLDQENKFPSEVIHKLADIGMMGIPYSKEYGGAGLDVLSYAIAVEELSRVDGGTGVILSAHTSLGTYPIAAYGTDEQKKKYLVPLARGEKLGAFGLTEENAGSDAGGTETTAVLDGDYYILNGEKIFITNGGEADTYVIFAVTTPNTGTHGISAFIVEKGWEGFSFGKHYDKMGIRSSATSELIFNDVKVPKENLLGKEGEGFKIAMSTLDGGRIGIAAQALGIAQGAYEHALEYSKERIQFGKPICRQQVISFKLADMATKLRAARFLVYSAAELKGNHEPYSMEAAMAKQYTSDVCLEIVNDALQIFGGSGYLKGMEVERAYRDAKICTIYEGTNEIQRVVIASHIIGKTPKNEHTGKVPQNQPAAGYRKKVIFKKGSPEEKVTSLVEALKKDGYDFTVGIPLDTPISKAERVVSVGMGIGEKENMKLIKDLAVQAGAAIGSSRPVAETLKYVPLNRYVGMSGQKFNGNLYIACGISGAGQHLKGIKDAATIVAININPNAKIFKNADYGIVGDLKEILPLLTAALDNGEPKKEAPPMKKMKRAVPKKVVPTWKHYVCNGCGYEYDPGSGDPEGEIAPGTLFENIPNEWTCPACGEEKNMFIEI, from the coding sequence ATGTTTTTTAAAACTACAAAACAATATGAAGATTTGAGATCAAAAATCAGAGGATTTGCTGAAGATGAAGTTAAACCTATTGCATTTATGTTAGATCAAGAAAATAAGTTTCCTTCAGAAGTAATCCATAAGTTAGCTGATATAGGTATGATGGGAATACCATATTCAAAGGAATATGGCGGTGCAGGATTAGATGTATTAAGTTATGCAATTGCTGTTGAGGAATTATCAAGAGTAGATGGCGGCACAGGTGTAATTCTCTCTGCTCACACATCTTTGGGGACATATCCAATTGCTGCTTACGGCACAGATGAGCAGAAAAAGAAATATTTGGTTCCACTAGCAAGAGGAGAAAAGCTTGGTGCATTTGGTCTTACTGAAGAAAATGCCGGCAGTGATGCTGGCGGTACAGAAACCACTGCTGTTTTAGACGGCGATTATTATATTTTAAACGGGGAAAAGATCTTTATCACCAATGGAGGAGAAGCTGATACTTACGTTATTTTTGCAGTTACTACACCAAATACTGGTACTCACGGCATAAGTGCTTTTATTGTGGAAAAAGGCTGGGAAGGCTTTAGTTTCGGTAAACATTATGACAAGATGGGTATTCGTTCTTCTGCTACTTCAGAGCTAATTTTCAATGATGTGAAAGTTCCTAAGGAAAATCTCTTAGGTAAAGAAGGTGAAGGTTTTAAGATTGCCATGTCTACATTAGATGGCGGTCGTATTGGTATTGCAGCTCAAGCTCTTGGCATTGCACAAGGTGCTTATGAACATGCACTTGAATATTCAAAAGAGAGAATTCAGTTTGGCAAACCTATATGCAGACAGCAAGTCATCTCATTCAAGCTGGCAGATATGGCTACAAAGCTTAGAGCAGCTAGATTTCTTGTTTACAGTGCAGCAGAACTAAAAGGAAATCATGAGCCTTACAGTATGGAAGCTGCCATGGCAAAACAATATACTTCTGACGTTTGTCTTGAGATTGTCAATGATGCTCTTCAGATATTTGGCGGAAGTGGTTATCTTAAGGGCATGGAAGTTGAGCGTGCATATAGAGATGCTAAAATTTGCACAATATATGAGGGAACTAATGAAATTCAACGTGTTGTTATAGCTTCCCACATCATAGGCAAAACACCAAAAAACGAACACACAGGTAAAGTTCCTCAAAATCAACCTGCAGCAGGTTATCGTAAAAAAGTGATTTTCAAGAAAGGAAGTCCTGAGGAAAAAGTTACCTCTCTTGTGGAAGCTCTTAAAAAAGATGGCTATGATTTCACAGTAGGAATACCTTTAGATACTCCTATCAGTAAGGCTGAAAGAGTAGTCAGCGTAGGCATGGGCATAGGTGAAAAAGAAAATATGAAGCTTATAAAAGATTTGGCAGTTCAAGCTGGCGCAGCTATAGGTTCTTCGCGTCCAGTAGCTGAAACTCTTAAGTATGTACCACTTAATCGTTATGTTGGTATGTCTGGTCAAAAATTTAATGGAAATCTTTATATAGCCTGTGGAATTTCAGGTGCAGGTCAGCATTTGAAAGGTATAAAAGACGCTGCTACAATTGTCGCTATAAATATCAATCCTAATGCAAAAATTTTCAAAAATGCAGATTATGGTATCGTCGGTGACCTAAAAGAAATTTTACCACTGCTCACTGCTGCTTTAGATAATGGGGAACCAAAGAAAGAAGCTCCTCCAATGAAGAAGATGAAGAGAGCTGTTCCAAAGAAAGTCGTTCCAACTTGGAAACATTATGTCTGCAATGGATGTGGTTATGAATATGATCCTGGTTCTGGTGATCCTGAAGGTGAAATAGCTCCGGGTACACTTTTTGAAAATATACCTAATGAATGGACCTGCCCTGCTTGCGGCGAAGAAAAAAACATGTTTATAGAAATTTGA
- a CDS encoding FprA family A-type flavoprotein, with protein MYCVRKITEDLYWVGGNDHRLALFENIHPIPRGVSYNSYVLLDKKTVLFDTVDWSICRQFIENIQAVLGGKPLDYMVLNHVEPDHAACIEEIILRYPNIKILCTKKASMFMHQFGFPIDDKVTEVKEGDTMSFGKHKVAFVAAPMVHWPEAMVTYDTTNGVLFSADAFGSFGALDGKLFNDEVNFDRDWIDDARRYYTNIVGKYGPQVQSLLKKASALDIKFICPLHGPVWRNDIGYFLDKYDKWSRYEPEEKGVMIVYASMYGNTEAAASILATRLVEKGMTNVVMYDVSKTHVSYLISETFKYSHIVLASVTYNLKIYPPMLNYLMDMKALNLQKRTFTLIENGTWAPQSAKLMRELLDGMKEMTILDSSMTISSSMKEDSKDSIDAIADNIIESMK; from the coding sequence ATGTATTGTGTTAGAAAAATAACTGAAGATCTTTATTGGGTTGGTGGCAATGATCATCGTCTTGCCCTATTTGAAAATATTCACCCTATTCCAAGGGGTGTTTCCTACAATTCTTATGTACTTTTAGATAAAAAAACAGTACTTTTTGATACGGTAGACTGGTCAATTTGCCGTCAGTTCATTGAGAATATTCAAGCTGTTCTTGGTGGCAAACCTTTAGATTATATGGTACTCAACCATGTTGAACCAGATCATGCAGCTTGCATTGAAGAAATTATTCTTCGCTACCCAAACATAAAAATTTTATGCACTAAAAAAGCGTCTATGTTCATGCATCAATTTGGTTTTCCTATCGATGACAAAGTAACAGAAGTCAAAGAAGGAGATACTATGTCATTTGGAAAACATAAAGTTGCATTTGTAGCTGCTCCAATGGTACACTGGCCAGAAGCTATGGTAACATATGACACTACTAACGGCGTACTATTTTCAGCTGATGCCTTCGGTTCTTTCGGTGCCTTAGACGGTAAGTTATTTAATGACGAGGTAAACTTTGACCGCGACTGGATTGACGATGCTAGAAGATATTATACAAATATTGTAGGCAAGTATGGTCCTCAGGTTCAAAGTCTTTTGAAAAAGGCATCTGCACTTGACATTAAGTTTATTTGCCCACTACATGGACCGGTATGGCGTAATGATATTGGATACTTTTTAGATAAATACGACAAATGGAGCCGTTATGAACCCGAGGAAAAAGGTGTAATGATAGTTTATGCATCAATGTATGGCAATACAGAAGCTGCCGCCAGCATTTTAGCAACAAGGCTAGTTGAAAAAGGAATGACTAATGTGGTTATGTATGATGTTTCAAAAACTCATGTCTCCTATTTAATTTCTGAGACATTCAAGTATAGTCATATAGTTCTTGCTTCTGTAACCTATAACTTGAAAATCTATCCACCAATGCTCAACTATCTAATGGATATGAAAGCATTAAATCTTCAGAAAAGAACTTTTACTCTTATAGAAAATGGCACATGGGCTCCTCAATCTGCTAAATTAATGCGTGAACTCTTAGATGGTATGAAAGAAATGACTATCTTAGATAGCAGCATGACAATAAGCTCATCTATGAAAGAAGATTCTAAGGATTCAATAGATGCCATTGCGGACAATATTATAGAATCAATGAAGTAG
- a CDS encoding aspartate kinase — protein sequence MNNLIAAKFGGSSLADSEQFRKVKSIILEDKKRRYVVPSAPGKRFSKDYKITDLLYLCHAHAQNNISFDDVFKHIEDRYTGLARELKIRIDIKKYLDEIKKKIEDGASADYTASRGEYLNGLILADYLNYEFVDAAEIIRFKNYGKIDFEATQKAVDERMAEVERAVIPGFYGAMPDGTIKTFSRGGSDVTGAIVARCLGAELYENWTDVSGFLMADPNIVEDAKPIEVVTYKELRELSYMGAKVLHEESIFPIRDACIPINIKNVNRPQDKGTLIVDDNKPISYSGTITGIAGKKGFTVIAVQKMLMNSEQGFCRKLLSILESNGVSFENMPSGIDSVSLVIEDIQFGDKLDNILEEIKRQCNPDSLEVYPNMALIATVGRGMDRTKGISSKLFGGLAEGDVNIRMINQGSSEINITVGVENEDFEKALRSIYKAFA from the coding sequence ATGAATAATCTAATCGCAGCTAAATTTGGAGGAAGCTCGCTTGCTGATAGCGAGCAGTTTAGAAAAGTAAAAAGCATAATTTTAGAAGATAAAAAAAGAAGATATGTTGTGCCTTCGGCGCCAGGTAAAAGGTTTAGTAAAGACTACAAAATTACTGATCTTTTATACTTATGCCATGCTCATGCTCAAAATAATATATCCTTTGATGATGTTTTCAAGCACATAGAGGATAGATATACTGGTCTTGCAAGGGAACTTAAAATTAGGATAGATATAAAAAAGTACCTTGATGAAATAAAAAAGAAAATTGAAGATGGGGCTTCTGCAGACTATACAGCCAGTCGTGGAGAATATTTAAACGGATTAATCCTTGCTGACTATTTAAATTATGAATTTGTAGATGCAGCAGAAATTATACGTTTTAAAAATTATGGAAAGATAGATTTTGAAGCTACACAAAAAGCTGTAGATGAAAGAATGGCAGAGGTGGAAAGGGCAGTTATACCAGGCTTTTATGGGGCAATGCCTGATGGAACTATAAAGACTTTTTCAAGAGGAGGCTCTGATGTAACTGGAGCAATAGTTGCAAGGTGTCTAGGTGCAGAACTTTATGAGAACTGGACAGATGTTTCAGGCTTTTTAATGGCAGATCCAAATATTGTGGAAGATGCAAAGCCAATAGAAGTGGTAACTTATAAAGAGCTTAGGGAACTTTCTTATATGGGGGCAAAGGTACTGCACGAGGAAAGCATATTTCCAATTAGAGATGCATGTATTCCTATAAATATAAAGAATGTCAATAGACCGCAGGACAAGGGAACTCTAATTGTGGATGATAACAAGCCTATAAGCTACAGTGGAACTATCACTGGTATAGCAGGCAAAAAAGGCTTCACGGTTATAGCTGTACAAAAAATGCTTATGAACTCAGAACAAGGATTCTGTAGGAAACTCCTTTCTATATTGGAGAGCAATGGAGTTTCCTTTGAAAATATGCCTTCTGGCATAGATTCTGTTTCCTTGGTTATAGAGGATATACAGTTCGGAGATAAGTTGGATAACATACTTGAGGAAATCAAGAGACAGTGTAATCCAGATTCCTTGGAGGTTTATCCTAACATGGCGCTTATAGCCACTGTGGGTAGAGGGATGGATAGAACTAAGGGAATATCATCTAAGTTATTTGGAGGTCTCGCAGAGGGAGACGTAAATATTAGAATGATCAATCAGGGATCAAGTGAAATAAATATAACTGTCGGTGTAGAAAATGAGGATTTTGAAAAAGCACTGAGGAGCATATATAAAGCATTCGCATAG
- the thrB gene encoding homoserine kinase, with protein MVEVRVPATSANMGPGFDCLGIALNMYNRFYMEEIKEGLVFEGCEDKFKNEDNLVYVAAKRCFEKIGYKPTGLRIKIEGDIPVCRGLGSSAACVIGGVVGANELAGRVLNNQELLDLAVKVEGHPDNINPAFCGGMTVSISEDNKVFYNNIRVKEGIKFCALVPDFTLSTEKSRAVLPKSINYKDGIFNVGRTALLISSLNNGNFNLIKYACKDKLHEDYRAQLIENFYSIKEECQRLNCLGVFLSGAGPTIMVILEEEDKEFCKNIQSFLENLQSKWKARELNIDKEGTVLNNLKQII; from the coding sequence ATGGTAGAAGTTAGAGTGCCAGCAACAAGTGCTAATATGGGACCGGGATTCGATTGTCTTGGCATAGCACTTAATATGTATAACAGATTTTACATGGAGGAAATCAAAGAAGGGCTTGTTTTCGAAGGCTGTGAAGATAAATTTAAAAATGAAGATAACTTAGTATATGTGGCAGCGAAAAGATGCTTTGAAAAGATAGGCTACAAGCCTACTGGCTTAAGAATAAAAATAGAGGGTGATATACCTGTATGTAGAGGTCTTGGAAGCAGTGCAGCCTGTGTAATAGGGGGAGTTGTTGGTGCTAATGAATTAGCTGGGAGGGTTTTAAATAATCAAGAACTTTTAGATTTAGCAGTTAAGGTAGAGGGGCATCCAGATAATATAAACCCAGCATTTTGTGGAGGAATGACTGTCTCTATATCTGAAGATAATAAGGTTTTTTATAATAATATAAGAGTAAAAGAGGGTATTAAGTTTTGTGCACTTGTACCAGATTTTACATTGTCTACAGAAAAATCAAGAGCGGTTTTACCTAAAAGTATAAATTATAAGGATGGCATTTTTAATGTAGGAAGAACTGCACTTTTGATATCATCACTAAATAACGGGAATTTTAATTTAATTAAATATGCTTGTAAAGACAAGCTGCATGAGGATTACAGAGCACAGCTTATAGAAAATTTTTATTCTATAAAAGAAGAGTGCCAAAGACTTAATTGCTTAGGCGTATTTCTAAGTGGAGCAGGTCCAACAATCATGGTCATACTTGAAGAAGAAGATAAGGAGTTTTGCAAAAATATTCAAAGCTTTTTAGAAAATTTACAAAGTAAGTGGAAAGCTAGAGAACTTAACATAGACAAAGAGGGTACTGTGCTAAATAATTTAAAGCAGATAATCTAA